The sequence below is a genomic window from Streptomyces sp. NBC_00582.
CCGAGGAAGACACCGACCTCGGGGCGGGCCAGCACGCGGAGGGCCAGCGGGCGTTCGGCGGTCCGGCCGTCGGTCTTCCTCGGGCCGGAGGCCGGCGGTGTGGTCACCGCCGGCTCGGCGTGGTGAGTCATGCTCATCACCGGGTGCCCTTCGCGGCGAACGCGGCGACCTTGTCGACGTTGGTCTTGTCGACGAAGGCCGGACCGGTCAGCACCGGAGCCTCGCCGCCGCCCATGTAGTTGCCGTTGTTCTTGTAGAGCCACAGCGAGTCGATCGCCAGGTAGCCCTGGAGGTAGGGCTGCTGGTCGACGGCGAACTGGATCGTGCCCTTGCTGATGGCTCCGGTCAGGTCCTTGTTCAGGTCGAAGGTGGCGATCTTCGCCTTGCTGCCGGCGTCGGAGGCCGACTGCACGGCGGTCAGGGCGAAGGGGGCGCCGAGCGTGACGACGTAGTCGATCGACTTGTCCTGGGTGAGCTTGGCGGTGATCGTGGACTTCACGGACGGCATGTCGGTGCCGTTGACGTTCAGGACCTCGGTGGTGCCCGAGAAGGTCTTCTTCACACCGTCGCAGCGCTGGGTCAGGCCGATGTTGCCCTGCTCCTGGATGACGCAGACGGCCTTCTTGGCGCCTTCCTCGTTGAGCCGCTTGCCGAGCGCCTCACCCGCGACGGTCTCGTCCTGGCCGAAGAACTCCATCAGACCGAGCTTCTGCCACTCGCTCACGCCGGAGTTGAGGCCGACGACGGGTATGTTCGCGGCCTTCGCCTTGGCCACCACGCCCTTGAGGGCGTCGGGCTTGGCGAGGGTGATGGCGATGCCGTCGACCTTCTGGTCGATGGCGTTCTGGACCAGGTTGGACTGGTTGCCCGCGTTCGGGTCCGCGGAGTAGATCAGCTTGACGTTGTCCTTGGCCGCCGCGGCCTCGGCGCCCTTGCGGACGATGTCCCAGAAGGTGTCGCCGGGCGACTGGTGCGTCACCAGCGCGACCGTCATCTGCGGGGTGCTCGCCTTGCCCGCGGAGGCGCCGTCCGCGCTCTCCTCGGCCTTCTTGCCGCCGGAGCTGCTGGAGCAGCCCGCCAGGGTCAGGGCCACCGCCGCGGCCATGGCCACGACCGGGGCGATTCTGCGGGAACGGGGCGAAGAGCTGTCCATCTTTCCTGCACCTCACTGTGCGACGGGAGAACGACCTGGAAAGGGAGAGGGGATCTCTGGAGGGGGCCCGTTACTGCTCAGGGTGGGGCCATGCGGCCGGGTCCGCGACTGTTCGGTTTCCGTTCGATGTGTGGACTCGGCCGTGCACTGCTGGGACGGGATCCAATCCCTTGCCAGGCCCCCTGTCAATACTTTGTTAAGACATCATTTCACGAGCAGGTCCGAATGTAAGAACAAACCATTGACAGCGGAGGTCACCGGGACCTACACCTGGGAGACGCCAGATCCCCGATCACCCTAGGAGCCGATCATTATCCCCCGCATCCAGACGTACCGCTCGCACGTGTGGACGATTCGGGGAGATTCAGCGATCGTTCCGTCGGTCCGGGCGCCGGCAACGGACGAACCGCCACGCGGCCGACACAGGAGGTGCCCTTGATGGCGAAGACCGGTGCACGTTCCCGCGCGGTGGCCGCTTCGGCCCTGGACGGGCTGCCCTTCGCGCTCGACCGCTCCAGCCCGGTGCCGCTCTACTACCAGCTCGCCCAGCAACTGGAGTCGGCGATCGAGCACGGCGCGCTCGCCCCGGGCAACCTGCTGGGCAACGAGATCGATCTGTCGACCCGGCTGGGCCTGTCCCGCCCCACGGTCCGCCAGGCGATCCAGTCGCTGGTCGACAAGGGACTGCTGGTGCGCCGCCGGGGGGTCGGCACCCAGGTCGTGCACAGCCAGGTGAAGCGGCCGCTGGAGCTCAGCAGCCTCTACGACGACCTGGAGGCGGCCGGACAGGGACCCACCACGCGGGTCGTGCGCAACGAACGCGTCCCCGCCGCCGCCGATGTCGCGGCCGCCCTGGGGATCGCGGAGGGCGCCGAGGTCACGCTGCTGGAGCGGCTGCGCTCGGCGCACGGCGAGCCGGTCGCGTATCTGTGCAACTACCTGCCCCCCGTCCTGCTCGGCCTGGAC
It includes:
- a CDS encoding sugar ABC transporter substrate-binding protein gives rise to the protein MDSSSPRSRRIAPVVAMAAAVALTLAGCSSSSGGKKAEESADGASAGKASTPQMTVALVTHQSPGDTFWDIVRKGAEAAAAKDNVKLIYSADPNAGNQSNLVQNAIDQKVDGIAITLAKPDALKGVVAKAKAANIPVVGLNSGVSEWQKLGLMEFFGQDETVAGEALGKRLNEEGAKKAVCVIQEQGNIGLTQRCDGVKKTFSGTTEVLNVNGTDMPSVKSTITAKLTQDKSIDYVVTLGAPFALTAVQSASDAGSKAKIATFDLNKDLTGAISKGTIQFAVDQQPYLQGYLAIDSLWLYKNNGNYMGGGEAPVLTGPAFVDKTNVDKVAAFAAKGTR
- a CDS encoding GntR family transcriptional regulator, producing MAKTGARSRAVAASALDGLPFALDRSSPVPLYYQLAQQLESAIEHGALAPGNLLGNEIDLSTRLGLSRPTVRQAIQSLVDKGLLVRRRGVGTQVVHSQVKRPLELSSLYDDLEAAGQGPTTRVVRNERVPAAADVAAALGIAEGAEVTLLERLRSAHGEPVAYLCNYLPPVLLGLDTERLEATGLYHLMRSAGITLHSARQTVGARSATAEEARILGEEEGAALLTMQRTAYDDTGRPVEYGTHIYRASRYAFDFQLLVRG